A window of the Streptomyces sp. Ag109_O5-10 genome harbors these coding sequences:
- a CDS encoding RRQRL motif-containing zinc-binding protein, whose product MKRLTLADCFDPTGERFGIPTFPWRCAPGDLATRRQLRSRGLRPGGQGIAAQILRPRRRREPLTAYLYRVDLARPVRPMTPGRWRAHEAMMRARRRCPECGADAGYVIPPTLGTCVTCAYPEEQRAAA is encoded by the coding sequence GTGAAGCGGCTGACCCTCGCCGACTGCTTCGACCCGACCGGGGAGCGCTTCGGCATCCCCACCTTCCCGTGGCGGTGCGCCCCGGGCGACTTGGCCACCCGCCGCCAACTGCGCAGTCGGGGACTGCGGCCGGGCGGTCAGGGCATCGCGGCGCAGATCCTGCGCCCGCGTCGCCGTCGGGAACCACTGACCGCGTACCTGTACCGGGTCGACCTCGCCCGGCCGGTGCGTCCGATGACGCCGGGCCGCTGGCGGGCGCACGAAGCGATGATGCGCGCCCGCCGCCGCTGCCCCGAGTGCGGCGCGGATGCCGGATACGTCATCCCGCCCACGCTCGGAACCTGCGTGACCTGCGCCTACCCCGAGGAACAGCGCGCCGCCGCGTGA
- a CDS encoding conjugal transfer protein: MNETRKPLTKVQIGVLTAAFVPMLATGVVGGIGTYSNIGHAYGTGTALGALGAGEGATAVLALVLLGLTMLGQSSPRVVRIGLWALPAAAAVMGAMAAPDPGRTVIYALTPMGMSVSAEGMAFLARRIVVHTDGRDAENERRTADIVQALAYHRARAAHHPVSRVRKRSDRASWRLARKVGVGDAALGSRLLDVQRDRVTDGADAALASMFGVTAPAVAPIPDTGANTEEPTETMRNRSTADLRESTPAPSVVLTRLSVPDPVAVDFVKPTLPLKPVAAIAPAVDPVKADPAPTGRRSVAADSPRSRRATGRVPEVARSPRPKRTTDQLLAEARTATADWPDARITAEGIRREVHTSPANARMLRDTILAERGEGGGKAA; encoded by the coding sequence ATGAACGAGACCCGCAAGCCCCTGACGAAGGTTCAGATCGGTGTCCTGACTGCCGCGTTCGTGCCGATGCTCGCCACGGGCGTGGTCGGCGGGATCGGTACGTACAGCAACATCGGGCACGCCTACGGCACGGGGACCGCGCTCGGTGCGCTCGGTGCTGGTGAGGGCGCCACGGCCGTGCTCGCCCTGGTCCTGTTAGGGCTGACCATGTTGGGGCAGTCCTCGCCGCGCGTCGTGCGGATCGGGCTGTGGGCGCTGCCGGCCGCCGCCGCCGTCATGGGCGCCATGGCCGCGCCGGACCCGGGGCGCACCGTGATCTATGCCCTGACCCCCATGGGCATGTCCGTGTCGGCGGAGGGCATGGCGTTCCTCGCCCGCCGGATCGTCGTCCACACCGACGGCCGGGACGCGGAGAACGAGCGGCGCACCGCCGACATCGTGCAGGCCCTCGCCTACCACCGCGCCCGTGCCGCGCATCACCCGGTGAGCCGGGTGCGGAAGCGGTCCGATCGGGCGTCGTGGCGTCTGGCCCGCAAGGTCGGGGTCGGGGACGCGGCGCTCGGATCGAGGCTGTTGGATGTCCAGCGCGACCGGGTCACGGACGGTGCGGATGCCGCGCTCGCGTCGATGTTCGGCGTCACCGCCCCCGCCGTCGCCCCGATCCCTGACACGGGCGCGAATACGGAGGAACCTACCGAGACCATGAGGAATCGGTCTACGGCTGACCTGCGGGAATCGACCCCGGCGCCGTCGGTGGTGCTGACGCGGCTTTCGGTGCCCGATCCGGTGGCGGTCGACTTCGTGAAGCCGACTCTCCCGCTCAAGCCGGTGGCCGCGATCGCCCCGGCGGTCGACCCGGTCAAGGCCGATCCTGCGCCGACCGGACGTCGGTCGGTGGCGGCCGACTCGCCCCGATCCCGTCGGGCGACCGGCCGGGTTCCGGAGGTGGCACGGTCGCCCCGGCCGAAGCGCACGACGGATCAGTTGCTCGCTGAGGCCCGCACCGCGACCGCCGATTGGCCCGATGCCCGGATTACGGCTGAGGGCATCCGCCGCGAGGTTCACACCTCGCCGGCGAACGCGCGGATGCTGCGGGACACGATCCTTGCCGAACGCGGCGAGGGCGGCGGTAAGGCCGCGTGA
- a CDS encoding DUF6119 family protein — translation MAGNASTLRFNCFLLREGLDSYEEAFRPQYRPGKPNGMRKLADAALAPKGCVAYLRDMSEKQPAWAKLLAPVFHELEAVLNYSNRLVIFLPVADRVFAVCFGYGSSTLEWSWVEANFGLKFAARRFDSQAMNAVGSRRIDASSRSQWVQIPANTRISDFEIELDGEFTKKLVGKLDAGLDFPDLGAVVATDSVSFKVDTDLNKVREILGKMLETAESGTAHKDLAFIDSLEPLRVKSEIVKDLEKLLVDELFGDRARKPQGQPLAQLAVSALSVHVLSFAPPDDVSVENVHDFLIYRGDLEETFEAMSLDALRASLFLFPGKFGVSCLSDIKILARDANGDSASPAKPLKHWLVFEAGDQDRRYLLTLGKWYALAEKYTEKLDQDLSLLEDVTDALQLIPWDDWGAQNNWEKHYNRNAVKGRKDLICLDREKLYSEDGDEIEACDLLHVDGYFVHVKPYSGSQTLSHLFSQGFVSAQTIIVDAKYRSDFIEAVRSINPDLIEAASQVPPKFVTYAVAFDGSQRIPQDLPTFSKVNLRSFSKRVKMLGSVPTLARIQMTFKREKKK, via the coding sequence ATGGCTGGTAACGCTTCGACGCTCCGTTTCAATTGTTTTCTCTTGCGGGAGGGGCTCGATTCATACGAGGAGGCTTTTCGGCCGCAGTACCGGCCGGGGAAGCCGAATGGTATGAGGAAGCTTGCTGACGCAGCTTTGGCTCCAAAAGGATGCGTGGCTTACCTAAGGGATATGTCGGAGAAGCAGCCGGCGTGGGCCAAGCTGCTCGCTCCCGTTTTCCATGAACTTGAGGCGGTTCTAAACTATTCGAATCGGTTAGTTATCTTTCTCCCGGTGGCCGACCGAGTGTTCGCTGTCTGTTTCGGTTATGGAAGTAGCACACTCGAATGGTCATGGGTAGAAGCAAACTTCGGTTTGAAGTTCGCAGCTCGCCGGTTCGATAGTCAGGCGATGAATGCGGTCGGTAGCCGCAGAATCGATGCTTCCTCCCGTTCGCAATGGGTGCAGATACCGGCCAACACGCGGATCAGCGACTTCGAAATCGAGCTTGACGGCGAGTTCACCAAGAAACTTGTTGGCAAGCTTGATGCGGGCTTGGACTTCCCTGACCTAGGGGCTGTAGTAGCGACAGACTCCGTGTCGTTCAAAGTTGACACAGACTTGAATAAGGTCCGGGAAATTTTGGGCAAAATGCTGGAAACTGCAGAAAGTGGTACAGCTCATAAAGATCTGGCCTTCATCGACTCACTTGAACCACTGCGGGTCAAGAGTGAGATAGTGAAGGACCTGGAGAAGCTCCTAGTGGATGAGCTTTTTGGTGACCGTGCCCGGAAACCGCAAGGGCAGCCACTGGCACAGCTTGCCGTTAGTGCGCTGAGTGTTCACGTACTCTCATTCGCTCCCCCGGACGATGTTTCCGTAGAAAACGTGCACGACTTCCTCATCTACAGGGGCGACCTGGAAGAAACGTTCGAGGCGATGAGCCTCGACGCGCTAAGGGCTTCTCTGTTCTTATTCCCGGGTAAGTTTGGTGTCTCTTGCTTGAGTGACATCAAGATATTGGCTCGTGACGCGAATGGCGATTCGGCGAGTCCGGCTAAGCCGCTGAAGCATTGGCTTGTTTTCGAGGCGGGCGACCAGGACAGGCGCTATCTGCTGACGCTGGGTAAATGGTATGCGCTTGCAGAGAAGTACACGGAGAAGCTCGATCAGGACTTGTCCCTCCTTGAGGATGTCACGGACGCTCTACAGCTGATACCTTGGGACGACTGGGGTGCGCAAAACAACTGGGAGAAGCACTACAACCGCAATGCGGTAAAAGGTCGTAAAGATCTAATCTGCCTCGACAGGGAGAAGTTGTACAGCGAAGACGGTGACGAGATCGAGGCTTGCGACTTGCTCCACGTCGATGGGTATTTTGTGCATGTCAAGCCGTACTCGGGGAGTCAGACGCTAAGTCATCTTTTCTCCCAGGGGTTCGTGTCGGCGCAAACTATAATCGTAGACGCCAAATACCGAAGCGACTTCATTGAAGCCGTAAGATCAATCAATCCTGACCTTATTGAGGCCGCATCTCAAGTGCCGCCCAAGTTCGTCACATACGCCGTTGCCTTCGACGGGAGTCAGCGCATACCGCAGGATTTGCCAACCTTCAGTAAAGTGAATCTGCGGAGCTTCAGTAAGCGCGTAAAGATGCTCGGTTCAGTGCCGACCCTTGCCCGTATACAAATGACATTCAAGCGAGAGAAAAAGAAGTAG
- a CDS encoding winged helix-turn-helix domain-containing protein gives MPEASPRGTYLIIAETLRSEIQAEQGGSTLPSEADLMDLHSVSRNTIRRALKVLEADGVVESAPGIGWRVVRGGDRRSLAERMTDVIKDDSLSVGDAYPSEAKLCERFGASRTAVRRVLAQMEGNGLLATVHGKGRTVRALPASAARP, from the coding sequence GTGCCGGAGGCCAGTCCGCGCGGAACCTACCTGATCATTGCGGAGACGCTGCGAAGCGAGATTCAGGCGGAGCAGGGTGGCAGCACCTTGCCGTCAGAGGCCGACCTGATGGACTTGCACAGCGTCTCCCGGAACACGATCCGCCGCGCGCTCAAGGTTCTCGAAGCTGACGGAGTTGTCGAGTCCGCCCCCGGGATCGGGTGGCGCGTGGTCCGGGGAGGTGACCGGCGGTCGCTCGCGGAGCGCATGACGGACGTGATCAAAGACGACTCCCTCTCAGTAGGAGACGCATACCCGTCCGAAGCGAAGCTGTGTGAGCGCTTCGGAGCGTCCCGGACCGCCGTGCGCCGTGTCCTTGCTCAGATGGAGGGAAACGGCTTGCTCGCCACCGTGCACGGCAAAGGGCGGACCGTGCGCGCTCTCCCGGCATCCGCCGCCCGGCCGTAG
- a CDS encoding DUF4097 family beta strand repeat-containing protein translates to MTERIIPVDVIGPIALDLTMNTGSIRVVVDPTLKQARMVLTTEATSGPSADAIRDTTVSLNGQNLRVRVPDLAGGMSGITTVSRGGYTMTFSGGNGVQIINGNVHITGHGGGKVFVNGREVTATDPAGDAVTPISAVVHLPAKSVVAISTHTANAVVTGVLARLEYDGTSGMLTADRVGDLEATVTSGSVIVGEVNGPLDISLTSGSVNVGAYSGHHARLNVTSGSVRMAATSQASGRLSVNATSGSVRVTGAGHLNVRRRVTSGHVQIS, encoded by the coding sequence ATGACCGAGCGCATCATCCCCGTGGACGTCATCGGCCCGATCGCCCTGGATCTGACGATGAACACCGGCAGTATCCGCGTCGTCGTCGACCCCACGCTGAAGCAGGCGCGCATGGTGTTGACGACGGAGGCCACCTCCGGCCCGTCGGCCGACGCGATCCGTGACACCACCGTCAGCCTGAACGGCCAGAACCTCAGGGTCCGCGTCCCCGACCTCGCCGGCGGCATGAGCGGCATCACCACCGTCAGCAGGGGCGGCTACACCATGACCTTCTCCGGCGGCAACGGTGTGCAGATCATCAACGGCAACGTCCACATCACCGGCCACGGCGGCGGCAAGGTGTTCGTCAATGGCCGCGAGGTCACCGCGACTGACCCGGCCGGGGACGCGGTGACGCCGATCAGCGCCGTTGTCCATCTGCCCGCCAAGTCGGTGGTCGCGATCAGCACGCACACCGCGAACGCCGTGGTCACGGGCGTGCTGGCCCGACTGGAGTACGACGGCACCTCCGGGATGCTGACCGCTGACCGCGTCGGCGACCTGGAAGCCACGGTGACCAGCGGCAGCGTCATCGTCGGCGAGGTGAACGGCCCGCTGGACATCAGCCTCACGTCCGGCAGCGTCAACGTCGGCGCCTACAGCGGCCATCACGCCCGCCTGAACGTCACCTCCGGCAGCGTCCGCATGGCCGCGACCTCGCAGGCCAGCGGCCGTCTGTCCGTGAACGCCACCTCCGGCAGCGTCCGCGTCACCGGCGCCGGTCACCTGAACGTCCGCCGCCGGGTGACCAGCGGCCACGTGCAGATCAGCTAA
- a CDS encoding HD domain-containing protein: MGLTEWAYTLSESLLSDPLPRRWAHSLGVAKRARSLSAILGEDTELLEAAAVLHDIGYSPAIAATGFHPLDGARFLRDQEGADERVVRLVAHHSCALLEAEERGLRQELEGEFELERPDLVDALLYCDMTTTPDGTQTTPAERLDEIVQRYGPDTIVGRFIQRAAPEIHAASKRVGDRMADASVGRQPM; encoded by the coding sequence ATGGGACTGACTGAGTGGGCGTACACGCTCTCTGAATCGCTGCTTTCCGATCCGCTCCCGCGCAGGTGGGCGCACTCACTCGGGGTCGCCAAGCGCGCTCGCTCCCTGAGCGCAATCCTGGGGGAGGACACGGAACTCTTGGAAGCGGCGGCCGTGTTGCATGACATCGGCTACTCGCCGGCCATTGCTGCCACGGGCTTCCATCCCTTGGACGGTGCGCGGTTCCTCAGGGATCAGGAAGGTGCGGACGAACGGGTCGTTCGTCTCGTGGCGCATCACTCCTGTGCCTTGTTGGAAGCGGAGGAACGCGGACTCCGTCAAGAACTTGAGGGCGAGTTCGAGCTAGAGCGTCCCGACCTGGTCGACGCCTTGCTGTACTGCGACATGACGACGACGCCGGACGGGACGCAGACGACGCCGGCTGAGCGGCTGGATGAGATCGTGCAGCGATACGGCCCCGACACGATCGTCGGGCGGTTCATCCAGCGCGCGGCCCCCGAGATCCATGCCGCGTCGAAGCGTGTCGGGGATCGGATGGCGGACGCCTCTGTTGGTCGTCAGCCGATGTAA
- a CDS encoding DUF3566 domain-containing protein, whose amino-acid sequence MSRTKRSRTRSTARKPGPRISSRRVTSPTAPTPTAPERGSPHPAPPRDHAFPHGPPRRPTRMRIAGTNPWSVTVMSFFFLTGLGVCVLGVALATSVLLGLVAPGEWPSPWQTLIIATGVVALEILLGTVLACLCGFMYNYTARFSGGVEVALTGDLTDPPPAARALRLLTRPHTRARRAEADPGPRQP is encoded by the coding sequence ATGAGCCGAACCAAGCGCAGCAGGACCCGCAGCACGGCCCGCAAGCCGGGGCCGAGGATCTCGTCCCGCAGGGTGACGTCACCGACGGCGCCCACTCCGACAGCCCCCGAACGCGGGTCGCCGCACCCGGCACCACCCCGCGACCACGCCTTCCCGCACGGCCCACCGCGCCGGCCCACCCGCATGCGGATAGCCGGGACCAACCCCTGGTCGGTCACGGTGATGAGCTTCTTCTTCCTGACCGGCCTGGGGGTGTGCGTCCTGGGCGTCGCCCTGGCCACGTCTGTGCTGCTCGGCCTCGTGGCCCCCGGCGAGTGGCCGAGCCCGTGGCAGACGCTGATCATCGCGACCGGGGTCGTCGCGCTGGAGATCCTCCTCGGCACCGTTCTGGCCTGCCTGTGCGGCTTCATGTACAACTACACCGCCCGCTTCAGCGGCGGCGTCGAAGTGGCCCTCACCGGCGACCTCACCGACCCGCCCCCGGCCGCCCGGGCCCTCCGGCTCCTGACACGGCCGCACACACGCGCCCGCCGGGCCGAAGCCGACCCCGGCCCCCGGCAGCCGTAG
- a CDS encoding SUKH-4 family immunity protein, with amino-acid sequence MSTISTTGSGATAITLTEAELDRYITHEPTRSWLTGPGLPENGGLLTFEPLRTVGLRTLADVTDGPARLAEELRDRLVIGELLAPAGLDTESILLDGGTGEISTAYLVDPTDPRPLAPSLETLLRFAAVTEELTGLRGRFASLAGTHGTKAATEASRRLLELFEEGTAGRVPPYWKATALIRPLSLIAGPGTDSGLAVDLPARLLDQEFGQGRVARFEEVDFPPTLTHEPTRRFLRETGLPEDAVVFHLDPDAPLPTLWEYFTDIHTGGFPPDDLPAHADRLIRLGYLIEDNSLVVDGSTGAILNFSEPEATLYPLNTDISTLAYTLWLLHHERTIDEHLNHELTTEAYDQLAAAMLHTLATIDPTPVTTDADWHYWTELFQDEAGGVL; translated from the coding sequence ATGAGCACGATCAGCACGACCGGCAGCGGTGCCACGGCGATCACGCTGACCGAGGCCGAACTGGACCGGTACATCACGCACGAACCCACCCGCAGCTGGCTCACCGGCCCCGGACTGCCCGAGAACGGCGGCCTGCTGACGTTCGAGCCGCTGCGCACGGTCGGCCTGCGCACCCTGGCGGACGTCACGGACGGCCCGGCCCGGCTCGCGGAGGAGCTCCGGGACCGCCTGGTGATCGGGGAGCTGCTGGCCCCGGCCGGCCTGGACACCGAGTCGATCCTCCTCGACGGCGGCACCGGCGAGATCAGCACGGCCTACCTCGTCGACCCCACCGACCCCCGCCCGCTGGCCCCTTCGCTGGAGACCCTGCTGCGCTTCGCCGCGGTCACCGAGGAACTGACCGGCCTGCGCGGCCGCTTCGCCTCCCTCGCCGGTACGCACGGCACGAAGGCGGCGACCGAGGCCTCCCGCAGGCTCCTGGAGCTCTTCGAGGAGGGCACGGCCGGCCGCGTCCCGCCGTACTGGAAGGCGACGGCCCTGATCCGCCCCCTCAGCCTGATCGCCGGCCCCGGCACGGACTCCGGGCTCGCCGTCGACCTGCCGGCCCGGCTCCTGGACCAGGAGTTCGGACAGGGCCGGGTGGCGCGCTTCGAGGAGGTCGACTTCCCGCCCACGCTCACCCACGAGCCGACCCGCCGCTTCCTGCGCGAGACCGGCCTCCCGGAGGACGCGGTCGTCTTCCACCTCGACCCGGACGCCCCGCTCCCCACCCTCTGGGAGTACTTCACCGACATCCACACCGGCGGTTTCCCCCCGGACGACCTCCCGGCCCACGCCGACCGGCTCATACGCCTCGGCTACCTGATCGAGGACAACAGCCTCGTCGTGGACGGCTCCACCGGCGCGATCCTCAACTTCTCCGAGCCCGAAGCGACCCTCTACCCCCTCAACACCGACATCTCCACGCTCGCCTACACCCTGTGGCTCCTGCACCACGAGCGCACCATCGACGAGCACCTGAACCACGAACTCACCACCGAGGCCTACGACCAGCTCGCCGCGGCCATGCTCCACACCCTCGCGACCATCGACCCCACCCCGGTCACGACCGACGCCGACTGGCACTACTGGACCGAGCTGTTCCAGGACGAGGCCGGCGGGGTGCTGTAG
- a CDS encoding GGDEF domain-containing protein: MSELMFAAAAGLPLAAGWSVHALRLTRRIETARRDPLTGLWTRDAFEQRAARLLARHPHVAVVLVDLDGFKAVNDTHGHAAGDAAIRATGASLNDALAGQRRAVAGRLGGDEFAAAVALSDPIALPWLLRGLHDEITAPFRHAGRDLTVGASIGAALSSDVPSGTGRELSALLRLADEAMYTAKRGGGGWLYPGAMAPAAGTTVGRRTGRPGTHTTQRREAA, encoded by the coding sequence GTGAGCGAGCTGATGTTCGCCGCCGCTGCCGGACTGCCGTTGGCGGCCGGGTGGTCGGTTCACGCGCTGCGGCTGACGCGCCGGATCGAGACGGCCCGCCGCGACCCGCTGACCGGGCTTTGGACGCGGGACGCGTTCGAGCAGCGTGCCGCCCGGCTGCTGGCCCGGCACCCGCACGTCGCGGTGGTGCTGGTCGACCTGGACGGCTTCAAGGCCGTCAACGACACCCACGGCCACGCCGCCGGGGACGCAGCGATCCGCGCCACCGGCGCGAGCCTGAACGACGCGCTTGCCGGGCAGCGGCGGGCGGTCGCGGGACGCCTCGGAGGTGACGAGTTCGCCGCCGCCGTCGCCCTGTCCGACCCGATCGCGCTGCCGTGGTTGCTGCGAGGTCTGCACGACGAGATCACCGCGCCGTTCCGCCACGCCGGACGTGACCTCACGGTCGGCGCGTCCATCGGCGCCGCGCTCTCCAGTGACGTCCCCTCTGGGACCGGACGGGAGCTGTCGGCGCTGCTGCGACTGGCCGACGAAGCGATGTACACGGCCAAGCGCGGCGGGGGCGGCTGGCTCTACCCCGGCGCCATGGCGCCGGCCGCCGGTACGACCGTCGGACGCCGCACGGGACGCCCCGGCACCCACACGACACAGCGGAGGGAAGCGGCATGA
- a CDS encoding NUDIX domain-containing protein, with translation MSRIDYFRDPHAPKANSVVPSVTAVVRDTAGRLLLIHKTDNDLWALPGGGHDIGERIADTVVREVREETGIDVEVDNIVGLYTDPEHVLAYDDGEVRQQFSICFRAHPVGGSLRTSSESKEVRWIDPADLDGLDIHPSMMLRIRHGLDDARQEPYIG, from the coding sequence ATGAGCCGGATTGACTACTTCCGCGACCCGCACGCCCCTAAGGCCAACTCGGTCGTCCCGTCGGTGACGGCGGTTGTCCGGGACACTGCGGGGCGACTGTTGCTCATCCACAAGACCGACAACGACCTTTGGGCCCTGCCCGGTGGTGGTCACGACATCGGCGAGCGCATCGCGGACACGGTCGTTCGCGAGGTTCGAGAAGAGACCGGTATCGACGTTGAGGTCGACAACATCGTCGGGCTCTACACCGACCCCGAGCACGTTTTGGCGTACGACGACGGCGAGGTCCGGCAACAGTTCTCCATCTGCTTCCGGGCCCACCCGGTCGGCGGTTCCCTGCGCACAAGTAGCGAATCGAAAGAGGTCCGCTGGATTGATCCGGCGGACCTTGACGGGCTGGACATCCACCCTTCGATGATGTTGCGCATCCGGCACGGTCTCGATGACGCGCGGCAAGAGCCTTACATCGGCTGA
- a CDS encoding helix-turn-helix domain-containing protein — protein MANERLRGAIVDLGLTLDEVAERLGVSAKTVERWINDPERKPYRRFQYATASLLKCEVSYLWPDERTSAEVTATGNAELVRLYPHRSVVMQTLWTNLYSKATRQFDLLVYSGFWLTEDATFHRIVKEKAADGVPIRFMLGEPESPAVAVRGEDEGIGAAMAGKIRNALINYAPLFGLPGVEFRLHGTTLYNSIYRADDEMLANGHLYGVGAYMAPVLHLRRVPGGELFDAYAESVEKVWQSARPISSPADWEGTR, from the coding sequence GTGGCGAACGAGCGACTGCGCGGCGCGATAGTCGACTTGGGCTTGACCCTTGATGAGGTCGCCGAACGCCTCGGTGTCTCGGCCAAGACGGTAGAGCGCTGGATCAACGACCCAGAGCGCAAGCCGTATCGCCGCTTCCAGTACGCGACTGCCTCACTTCTGAAGTGCGAAGTCTCGTACCTCTGGCCGGACGAACGGACGTCGGCCGAAGTGACCGCCACCGGCAACGCCGAGTTGGTCAGGCTGTATCCGCACCGGTCCGTAGTGATGCAGACCCTTTGGACGAACTTGTACTCCAAGGCGACCCGGCAGTTTGACCTACTGGTGTACTCGGGGTTCTGGCTCACTGAGGACGCGACGTTTCACCGCATCGTGAAGGAAAAAGCGGCCGACGGAGTGCCCATCCGCTTCATGCTGGGAGAACCCGAGTCGCCGGCCGTGGCCGTGCGGGGCGAGGACGAAGGGATCGGCGCCGCGATGGCGGGCAAGATTCGCAACGCCCTCATCAACTACGCCCCGCTCTTCGGTCTCCCGGGTGTCGAGTTCCGCTTGCACGGCACCACGCTCTACAACTCGATCTACCGAGCCGATGACGAGATGCTGGCGAACGGCCACCTCTACGGGGTCGGCGCGTACATGGCTCCCGTGCTCCATCTGCGACGCGTCCCCGGCGGTGAGCTCTTCGACGCCTACGCTGAAAGCGTTGAGAAGGTGTGGCAGTCGGCGCGTCCGATCTCGTCGCCCGCCGATTGGGAAGGCACACGCTGA